The Streptomyces sp. NBC_00162 sequence TGCGGACCAGGTGGCTGCCCTCGTCGGTGTGCAGGCGGGCGTAGTCGCCCTGGGCCTCGACATACGCGATGTCGGCGATCGCCACGAACCGGGTGACGCCGCCCAGCTCGACGGCTATCTGGTCCGGCGTGCGGTCGGCGATGGTGACCTCGGCCGCCTGGCGCAGCGGCAGAGGTACGGCGGGAGCGGCGGCCGCGGCGGCGACCGGCGGCGCGCCCTCGGCGGCCACCGGCGCCTCCTCGGCCCGCCCCAGCTGCGCGCAGGCCCGCCGCACGGCCTCGGCCAGCCGCTCCGGACGCACGGGCTTGAGCACGTAGTCCACGGCCTTGAGGTCGAAGGCCTGTACGGCGAACCCCTCGTGGGCCGTGACGAACACGATCAGCGGCGGCCGCGCGAACCCGGCCAGCAGCCGGGCGATGTCGAGCCCGGTCAGCCCGGCCATGTGGATGTCGAGGAAGACCACGTCGATGCCGTCCGCGCCGTCCGGTCCGGCCTCCAGCGCCACGGTGATCCGGCGCAGCGCCTCGGTCGCGTCCGAGGCGCCCTCCGCGCTGCGGATCCGGGGATCGGAGCGCAGCAGGTAGAGGAGCTCCTCCAGGAGCGGCTTCTCGTCGTCGACGGCCAGTACACGCAGCATGCGGGGAGTTTAGGAGGTGTTCCGCCAGGGCGGAACGGCGCGCGGCCCTGCCCCGGGGGATGAGGGCAGGGCCGCGCGGTCAGGAGGTGGGGGGTTACTGGACGGTGATGAGCTTGCCGTCGGGGGAGACCGCGTACCAGGTGCCGCCGACGCCCTGGCCGTTGATGTCGCCCGGGTTCTTGTCACCGGTGAAGGTGTACACCGGCCAGCAGTCGACGGTCTGCTGCTTCTTGCCGTCCGGGCGGTCCAGCACCAGGTAGTTCCGCTCGGTGATGCCCTTCACGTTGGCCTTGTCCACCGGGGGTACGACCGGCCACTTGGCCAGGCAGTCACCGACGCACTTGGAGACCATCGGCCACGCGGTGTCCGGCTTGAACCGGTAGACCGTCATGCCCTTGCCGTCGACGATGTGGTCACCCAGCTTGGGGTCCTTCGCCACGGACAGCCCCGCACCCGCCTCGGCCGCACCGCCCGCGGCCGGAGCCGCCTTCGCCGCCTTCTTGCCGTCGGGGGCGAACGCGAACCACACCCCGCCGACGCCCTGGCCGTTGAAGTCGCCCGCCTTGGCGTCCTTGTTGAAGCGGTACGCGGGCCAGCCGGCCACCGTCAGCTGCTTCGTGCCGTCGCTGCGCACCACCTCGCCCAGCAGCGCCGGGTCCATGCCCGCCGCGGCGGTGGCGTCGCCGGCCGCGACCACCGGCCAGGTCTTCGCGCAGTCCCCGTCGCAGTTCGACTTCGAGGGCTTGGCGGTGTCCTTGTCGAACCGGTAGAGGGTGAGACCGGCGGAGTCGGTGAGGACCGAGCCGATCTGGTCGCCGGTGGCGACCGCCAGCTGTCCGGCGGGCTTGGCGCCCGAGCCGTCCGCGGCGGAGGCCGGGGAGGAGGCCTCGGCAGCGGCCCCCGCAGGCTTGGCCGTGTCGGCGGCCTTGTCCTCCGACGGGCCGCAGGCGGTCGCCGCCAGGATGACGGCGACGGCGGCCGCGGCGAGGGTGGTTCCGCGCTTGATGCCCATGTTGATCTCTCCCACGTGTATGTCTGCTCCGCGCCGTCGCCCCAGCGGCGGCAACTGTGCACAGGACACGCCCTGGTGGGTTCGATCTGTTCAAGGCGATCGGTGTGGGCTGTTTCACTCACCCGGCGGCGAACCCCGCCCGCCGCAGGGCCGTGGCCACAGCGAGGCCGAGTACCTGGTGTCCGGAGTCGTTGGGGTGCAGCCCGTCCTCCAGGTGCTCGGGACCGAGCAGGTCACGGCCGGGGAGCACGGCGAGCCGGTCGTCCCCGGCGGCGATCCGGTCCCGGGTGGCGCGCTCCATCGCGTCGCGCAGGGCGCCCAGGGTGGCGCCGAGCCGGTTCGGGGTGCGCTCGGCGTCGGGCCGCAGGACGGGGGAGACCAGCAGGAGCGGGGTCCGCGGATGCCCCTGGCGGACCAGATCGAGGAAGCAGCGCGTGGTCTCGTACAGCAGGGGCGCGGAGAAGGGCACCCGGGACCAGCAGTTGGTGCCGAACGCGAGGGTGAGGACGTCGGCGGGAAGGCCGGCGAGCTGTTCGGCGGTGGCGAGCTCGCCGCGGGCGGCGCCCGCGTAGCCGAGGTTGACCGTGTCCCAGCCCAGGGCCCGGCCGGTGACCGCGGGCCAGCCGTGGGCGGGCCGGGTGGACCACCAGCCCTCGGTGATGGAGTCCCCGTGCACCACCCAGCGCGGGGCGGGCGGCGGCGGCTCGAGGGGGCCGCCTATCCCGCGCAGGCCGAGGACCAGCGGGGACTGGGCTTCGGGCGGGTGGACGGTGAAGGGGCCCGTGCCGCCGCCCAGTTCGATGCGTACGACGGCCTCCGCGGCCGGTTCGGTGAACACCTCGCGGACCACCCCGTGCCGGTCCCACAGCGCGAATCCGTGCGCGAGGTCGCGCAGGGCGTCGGTCGGGCCGGGCACCGTGGCCCGGTAGCGGATCTCCACCGCCCGCGCGGTCCCGGTGGTGAACTCGAGCCGCACCCCGATGGGCAGTGTGGCCCGCTCGCCGGTGTCCCAGGGCAGCCTCATGCTGTCGGCCGGGTCCGCCCGCACGGGCCGCCCCTTGTCGAGCCAGGCGACCCCCCGCAGGAACGGCCCGGGGTCCTGCCACAGATCCAGGTCCATGGCGGCACGCTGCGGGAGATCTGATGAGCTGTCAAGAACGCCCGTCGAGGTCCGCTGTGCAGCGATCGATCATCCGCGCGCAACAAAGGACCATCTGGGACAGATCCGCGCAACGATCGTGCGGCAATGTGCAAGGATGGTGCATTACGGGCGGTATCACTCAGCTCGTAGGCTCACTCGCTGTACGTGGAGTGGCGCGGACCGCCTGCTCGGCGGTCCTCCCATGCCCAGGCAGGCTTCTGCTCGCCTGCTCCTGCTCCGGACCGCTGCGGTCGACGCCTGAATCCCCACCCGCAGCGAAGAAGGAGTCACCCCGTGCTCGACCACGGCCAGGCGCCACCCGCCACGACCGAGGCCCGCAGGCCCGCCCACCCGCTGCTCCGCCGCAAGCCGGTCGAGCAGCTGGTCGCCGAGGGCGGCCAGGGCGAGGGCGGCTCGCTGCGCCGCTCGCTCACCATGTGGCAGCTGACGATGATCAGCATCGGCGCGACCCTGGGCACCGGCATCTTCGTCGTCCTCGGCGAGGCCGCCCCCAAGGCCGGCCCGGCCGTGACGATCTCGTTCATCATCGCGGGTCTGACCGCGCTGTTCTCGGCCCTGTCCTACGCCGAGCTCGCCGGATCCGTCCCGGTCTCCGGCTCCTCGTACTCCTACACCTACGCCACCATGGGCGAGCTCATAGCCTGGATCTGCGGCTGGTGCCTGGTCCTGGAGTACGCCGTGTCGGTCGCGGCCGTCGCCGTCGGCTGGGGCCAGTACCTCAACGAGCTCCTCGAGGGGACCCTGGGCTTCACCATCCCCGAAGGCCTCTCGGCCCCGCTGGGCGAGGGCGGCTGGATCAACCTGCCCTCGCTGGTCGTCGTCCTGCTCGCCATGGTCTTCCTGATGCGCGGCGCCAAGGAGAGCGCCCGGATCAACACGATCATGGTCGCGGTGAAGGTCGTCACGCTGCTGCTCTTCATCGGCATCGGCGTCATGGGCATCAAGGCCGGCAACTACGCCCCGCTCGCCCCGCTCGGCGTCACCGGCATCAGCGCCGCCGCCTCCACGCTCTTCTTCTCGTATATCGGCTTCGACGCCGCCTCCACCGCCGGTGAGGAAGCCAAGAACCCGAAGAAGGACCTCCCGCGCGCGATCATGCTCTCGCTGGGCATCGTCACCATCCTGTACGTGCTCGTCGCCTTCGTCGCCGTCGGCGCCATGCCCTGGCAGGACTTCAAGGGCACCGAGGCCGCGCTCGCCCAGATCATGACCGACGTCACCGGCCACAGCTTCTGGGGCGTCGTCCTCGCCGCCGGCGCGGTCGTCGCCATCGCCTCCGTCGTCTTCGCCGTCCTCTACGGCCAGACCCGCATCCTCTTCGCGATGTCCCGCGACGGCCTCGTCCCCAAGGCCTTCGCCAAGGTCGACGCGAAGACCGGCGTCCCCCGCGTCAACGTGCTGATCGTCTCGCTCTTCTGCGGCGCCCTCGCGGCCTTCATCCCGCTGGGTGAGCTGGCCAACGCGACCAGCATCGGCACCCTCTTCGCCTTCGCCCTGGTCAACGTCGCGGTCGTGATCCTGCGCCGCACCAAGCCCGACATGCCCCGCACCTTCAAGGTGGCGCTCTTCCCGGTCACGCCGATCCTCGGCTTCCTCGCCTGCGGCTACATGATGTACAGCCTGCCGATCGCCACGTGGGTCGCTTTCGGTGTCTGGATGGCCGTCGGCCTCGTGGTCTACTTCGTGTACGGCATGCGCCGCTCCACATTGGCCACAGCAGAAAAGTGATCCACCCGCAGTGCGACTGAACGATCTCGACGAACGCATCGTGCACGCCCTCGCCGAGGACGCCCGCCGTTCCTACGCGGACATCGGCTCCGAGGTCGGGCTCTCCGCCCCCGCCGTGAAGCGGCGCGTGGACCGGCTGCGGGCCGAAGGCGCCATCACCGGCTTCACGGTCCGCGTGGACCCCGCCGCGATGGGCTGGGAGACCGAGGGCTTCATCGAGATCTACTGTCGCCACAACACCTCGCCGGACGACATCCGGCGAGGGTTGGAGCGGTACCCCGAGGTGGTGTCCGCGTCGACCGTCACCGGCGACGCGGACGCCCTCGTCCAGATCTTCGCCTCCGACATGCGGCACTTCGAGCGGGTCCTGGAGCGCATCGCGGGCGAGCCCTTCGTGGAGCGCACCAAGTCGGTCCTGGTGCTCTCCCCGCTGCTGCGCCGCTTCACCTCGGGCGCGCCGGCCTAGAGCCCGCGCCCGCGAGGTCCCGGCCGCGCAGCGAGCGGCGTTCCTCCTCCGTCAGGCCGCCCCAGATCCCGAACGGCTCACGGGTGCGCAGCGCGTGGTCCAGGCAGGCCGCGCGCACCGGGCACACCGCGCAGACCCGCTTGGCGGCCGCGTCCCGCTCCTCGCGGTCCTCGCCGCGCTCGCCGGCGGGATGGAAGAACCGGCCCGATCCCAGATCCCGGCAGGCAGCCCTGGACTGCCACTCCCAGAAATGGTGCGTGGCGCCGGGCAGGCTGGTGACGTCCGTCATGGCAGTTCCTTTCCGTGGGTTGTCCCGCGTCTGACCGCTGGACGTCCACCGAAACCCCGCCCATCCCAACCGCCCCCGGATCAGGCCTCCTTGGCCGGCGTACGGAGCCCCACGAAGTCCGGGCGCCGGCGCAGCTCGAAGCCCATCGACGCGTAGAGCCGCAGCGCTCCCGTGTTCTCGGCCGCCGCGTGCAGGAACGGGCTGTCCCCGCGCTCGCGGACCGCCGCTGCGACCGCGCGTATCAGCCGCCCGGCCAGGCCCCGGCCGCGGTGCTCCGGGTGCGTGCACACCGCGCTGATCTCCGACCAGCCGGCCGGCCGCATCCGCTCCCCGGCCATCGCGACGAGCCGGCCCTCGTGCCGGATCCCGAGGTACGTGCCCAGCTCGACCGTCCGGTCCAGGAACGGGCCCGGCTTGGTCAGACCGACCAGCTCCAGCATCTCCGGTACGTCGGCGGGCCCCAGCGGGACCGCGTCCGGCGTGGCCTCGGCCGCTACCGCCCGGCCGTCCAGCTGTACGCCCGGGATCGTCAGCACCGTCTCCCACCCCGGCGGCGGGGTCAGCAGCCCCGTCACCCACACGCCCTCGCCCGGCCCGGCCAGCGCGGCCAGATCCGCCCAGGCGCGCGGGTCCGACGGGTCGGAGAGCCCGGCGAAGGGGCTCGCGTCCCCGGTGTAGCGGGCGGCCAGCCCCGCCGGCCCGTGCTCGGCGAAGCCGCGGTGCGGCCCGGTCAGCGCGGACCAGACCGGGTTGTCGAGTACCTCGGGGGACATGGGTGCGCGCTCCTTCGCTTCGGTGCGGCGGCGAAGCCGACCCTCGCCGCCTTCTTGACGGCCCCGGACACCGCCACGAGACTGCGGGAGACGGCCGGATGGCCTGCGCCCGCCGCGGGAAGCCTAGCCACCGCGAGGCGGGCCGCCGAGGACGGGACGGGGGCGGGTACCGGTGGACGAGGCCCGGACGGCGGACGCGGGGACACAGCCGCTGCGCCGCTGGTGGCTGACCCGGCGCCTGCACATCGACCTCCTGCGGGTGTGCAGCGCATTCGGCCCGCGCGGCTGAAGCCCGTACGCCCGCACAAGACGAGTGACCCGGACCGGCCGCGCACCGCGCGCACCGGGACACCGTCCTGCCCCGCCGCACCCGCGCCGTCCCAGGAGAGCCATGTCCTCGCACACCGTCCTGCCCCGCACCGGTACGGCCCCCGCCCTGCGCGGCCGCATCGGGAACGGGTTCTCGCCCGTACCGCACCGCTACCGCCTCTACCTCTCCGCCGGCTGTCCCCGTTCCCGGCAGGTGGCCGGGGTCCTCGACCTGCTGGGCCTGCGGCACTCCGTCGCCGCGACCGTCCTCGAGGCCGACCGGGACGCGCCCGGGCACACCGCGCTGCTCCTGGCGTACGAGGCCGCGGGTCACCACTTCGACGGCGCCGTGACCGTCCCCGCCCTGGTCGACACCTGGAGCGGCCGCGTGGTCTCCGACCACACCCCGGACATCCTCGACGATCTACGTTTCCTGGCCGCTCACCCGGCGTTCAGGGCCCTGCGCAACGAATCGTCGTAGGGGTGGTGGAACGCGCAACGAATCGATGCGCTGAGCGCAACGGTCACGGCTTGTCCCGGTCGAACGCGCGAACGTACCGTTTTACGACCCCACCCCTCCTGTCACAGAGGTAGTCCATGCCCCCGCTGCGCACCGCCCTCCTCCAGAGCTCCGGACGGCTCGGCGACACCGCCGAGAACCTCAAGGCGCTCGACGAGGCCGTGGCGCGCGCCGCACAGGGCGGGGCCGGGCTCCTCGTGACCTCGGAGATGTTCCTCACCGGCTACGCCCTGGAGATCCAGGACATCGCCGCCCTCGCCGAACCGGCCGACGGCCCGTCCGCCACCGCCATCGGCGAGATCGCCCGCCGCCACGGGGTCGCAGTCCTGTACGGCTACCCCGAGCGCGCCGGCGAGGCCGTCTTCAACGCGGCGCAGCTCATCGGCCCCGACGGGGTCCCGCTCGCGAACTACCGCAAGACGCACCTCTTCGGCTGCTTCGAGCAGGACGCCTTCACCCCCGGCGACACCCCCGTCGTCCAGGCGGACCTCGGCGGCCTCCGCGTCGGCATCATGATCTGCTACGACGTGGAGTTCCCCGAGAACGTCCGGGCGCACGCGCTCGCCGGCACCGACCTCCTCCTGGTGCCGACCGCGCAGATGCACCCGTTCCAGTTCGTCGCCGAACAGCTCGTCCCCGTACGGGCCTTCGAGAACCAGATGTACATCGCGTACGTCAACCGCACCGGCCCGGAAGGCGAGTTCGAGTTCGTCGGACTCAGCTGCCTGGCGAGCCCCGACGGGGTCACCCGGACCCGGGCCGGACGCGGCGAGGAGCTGGTGTTCGGCGAGGCCGACCCCGAGCTGCTGAGCGCGTCGCGCGCGAACAACCCGTACCTGCGCGACCGCCGCCCCGGGCTCTACGCCTCCCTCGTCTAAGCACCCTCCGCTCCTCCGCTTCCCCCAGCCCTGCCGCAAGGAGACGTACCCCCATGACGTCCACGGTGCCCACCACCGCCGTCCCGCACAGCGACGGACAGCCGCCGATCACCATGTTCGGCCCGGACTTCCCTTACGCGTACGACGACTTCCTCGCCCACCCGGCGGGTCTGGGTCAGATACCGGCGACCGAGCTCGGCACCGAGGTCGCCGTCATCGGCGGCGGGCTGTCCGGCATCATCTCGGCCTACGAGCTGATGAAGATGGGCCTCAAGCCCGTCGTCTACGAGGCCGACCAGATCGGCGGCCGGCTGCGCACCGTGGGCTTCGAGGGCGCCGGCACCGAGGAGCTGACCGCGGAGATGGGCGCGATGCGCTTCCCGCCGTCCTCCACGGCGCTCCAGCACTACATCGACCTCGTCGGCCTGGTCACGGAGCCCTTCCCGAACCCGCTCGCCGAGGCCACCCCCTCGACGGTCGTCGACCTCAAGGGCGAGACCCACTACGCCGAGACCATCGCCGACCTCCCGCAGGTCTACCGCGACGTCGCCGCCGCGTGGAACGCCTGCCTGGACGAGGGCGCCGACTTCTCCGACATGAACACCGCGATGCGCGAGCGGGACGTCCCGCGCATCCGCGAGATCTGGGCGAAGCTCGTCGAGAAGCTCGACGACGAGACCTTCTACGGCTTCCTCTGCAAGTCCGAGGCCTTCCAGTCCTTCCGCAAGCGCGAGATCTTCGGCCAGGTCGGCTTCGGCACGGGCGGCTGGGACACCGACTTCCCGAACTCCATCCTGGAGATCCTGCGCGTCGTCTACACCGAGGCCGACGACCACCACCGCGGCATCGTGGGCGGCTCGCAGCAGCTCCCGCTGCGCCTGTGGGAGCGCGAGCCCGAGAAGATCGTCCACTGGGCCCAGGGCACCTCGCTGTCCACCCTGCACGGGGGCACCCCGCGCCCGGCGGTCACCCGCCTGCACCGTACGGCGGGCAACCGCATCACGGTCACGGACGCGTCCGGCGACATCCGCACGTACCGTGCCGCGATCTTCACCGCCCAGTCCTGGATGCTCCTGTCCAAGATCGAGTGTGACGACACCCTGTTCCCGATCGACCACTGGACGGCGATCGAGCGCACCCACTACATGGAGAGCTCCAAGCTCTTCATCCCTGTGGACCGCCCGTTCTGGCTGGACAAGGCCGTCGACGACAGGGGAAATCCGACCGGCCGCGACGTCATGTCGATGACGCTCACGGACCGCATGACCCGCGGCACGTACCTACTGGACAACGGCCCGGACAAGCCCGCCGTCATCTGCCTCTCGTACACCTGGTGCGACGACAGCCTCAAGTGGCTGCCGCTGTCCGCGAACGAGCGGATGGAGGTCATGCTGAAGTCCCTCGGCGAGATCTACCCGAAGGTCGACATCCGCCGCCACATCATCGGCAACCCGGTGACCGTGTCCTGGGAGAACGAGCCCTACTTCATGGGCGCGTTCAAGGCCAACCTCCCGGGCCACTACCGCTACCAGCGCCGCCTGTTCACGCACTTCATGCAGGACCGCCTCCCCGAGGACAAGCGCGGCATCTTCCTCGCGGGCGACGACATCTCCTGGACGGCCGGCTGGGCCGAGGGCGCCGTCCAGACCGCCCTGAACGCGGTCTGGGGCGTCATGCACCACCTGGGCGGCACGACCGACTCCACCAACCCGGGCCCCGGCGACGTCTACGACGACATCGCCCCGGTCGAGCTCCCGGAGGACTGACCTCCCCCCCCGAGTCCGTCGGTGGTACCCCCACCCGGACCCCGTGACCACGGGCCGCCCCCGCGCAAACATCGCGGCGGCGGCCCGTACTCATACCCGGCGGGACCGCCCGCCTGCGCAAATGCGGGTGCGGTCCGGGCCCGAGGGCGGCAGGGTGGTGGGCATGACTGCCCCGTTCGACCAAGCCCGCCCGGCCCCGTGGATCACCACCCCCGTCGAGGCGCACCTGCTGCGCGGCGCCCTCGACGTGGAACGCACCGCGCACGGCGTGCTCCCGCACCGGCTGCCCGCCCGCGCGCGCGAGCAGTTCCCCGACGCGAGCCTGGCCGCGATGGAGGCCCAGCCATCCGGGGTGCGGCTGGCCTTCCGGACCGGGGCCACGGCCGTCGAGCTGGACGCGCTCCCCACGAAGACGGGCTACGAGGGATTCCCGGCCCGCCCGGACGGCGTGTACGAGCTGCTCGTCGACGGCCGGCCGGCCGGCCGGGGCAGCGTGGCGGGCGGCAACGTCCGCGTCGTCGACATGGCCACCGGGTCCGAGGTCCTGCATCCCGGCCCGCCCGGCACCGTCCGGTTCACCGGGCTCCCCGCCGGGATGAAGGACATCGAGATCTGGCTGCCCCATACGGAGGTCACCGAGCTCATCGCCCTGCGCACCGACGCCCCGGTCGAGGAGCTCCCGGACCGCGGCCGCCGGGTGTGGCTGCACCACGGCAGTTCCATCAGCCACGGCTCCTCCGCCACCGCCCCGACCGGCACCTGGCCGGCGCTCGCGGCCGCCCTGGGCGGCGTGGAGCTGGTCAATCTGGGATTCGGCGGCAACGCCCTGCTCGACCCGTTCACCGCGCGCGCCATCCGCGACGCTCCCGCGGACCTGATCAGCCTCAAGATCGGCATCAATCTGGTCAACCTCGACGTGATGCGCCTGCGCGCCTTCGTCCCGGCCGTGCACGGATTCCTCGACACCGTCCGCGAGGGGCACCCCACCACCCCGCTGCTGATCGTCTCTCCCGTGCTGTGCCCCATCCACGAGGACACCCCGGGCCCCACCGCGCCGGACTTCGAGGGCGGAGAGCTGCGCTTCAAGGCCCTCGGCGACCCGGCGGACCGCGCCGCCGGGTCGCTGACTCTCGGCGTCATCCGGGAGGAGCTCGCCCGCATCGCCGCGCAGCGTGCGGACGGCGACCCGAACCTGCACTACCTCGACGGCCGCGCCCTCTACGGCGAGGCGGACTTCGCCGAACTGCCCCTGCCCGACCGGCTCCACCCGGACCCGGCCGGCCACCGCCGCATCGGCGAGCGCTTCGCTGAACTGGCCTTCGGCGACGGAGGCCCGTTCGCCGTCACAGGCGGCTGAGCCGGCCCGGGGTCAGCAGGCAGCGGCCCACCAGGCCGACGCCCGCGTCGAGGGATTCGCGGAACTCCTCGGCCAGCTCGGGGGAGCGGCGCAGGGTCCACAGCAGGCGGGCCGAGGCCCAGGCACCCGTGCGGGCGCGCTCCAGGCTCCACGAGCCGATCAGGTGGGTCAGCGGGTCGGCGATCTCCAGGAGGTCGGGGCCCGGCATCAGGTCCTCGCGGATGTGCTCCTCGAGGGAGACCAGGGTGTCGCCGACCCGGTCGAAGTCGGCTTCGAGGGCGCCCGGGTCGCAGTCCAGGGCGCGGCACGTGGACACCACCGCCACCGCCAGGTCGTGGCCGATGTGGGCGTTGATCCCGGCCAGCGCGTGCTGGAGCGGGCGGATGCCGGGATGGCGCCGGTACTGGAACAGGGGGCGCCAGCAGGCCGGGGCCCGGTCCGCGTCCACCGCCGCCAGGTACCGCTCCGCGAACCGCACGCTGAGCGTCTGCGCCCGCCTCGGCGCCGGGAACCCGCCGTGCTCGATCCGGCGGTGCAGGGTCTCGGTCACCGTCAGGTAGACCCGGTTGAAGACGGCGACACCGTCCTGCGGCGGGAGCCGCTCGTCCAGGGCGCGCATCCGCGCCAGCACCGCTTCCATGGGAGGCAGAGTCGCAGGCACCGGCACGGATCCGGGGAACTTGGCCGTACGCTTCCCCGGTTCGGGCGAAACCCCGTCAACGCGGCGTGTCCCGGCCGCCCTGATCATCGTAGGCGGAGGTGCCCTCGTCGAGCAGGGGCTCCTGCTGCTTCAGGTGCGCCGGGGCGAGGTACCGCAGCGCGTGGTAGCCGGTGATCACCACGATCGTGCCCAGCGCGATACCGCCGAGCTCGAAGGTGTCGCTGATCTGCAGCGTGACCCCGCCGATGCCGATGATGATGCCCGCCGCGGCCGGCACCAGGTTCAGCGGATTGCGCAGGTCCACCCCGCCGTTGATCCAGATCTGGGCGCCGAGCAGGCCGATCATGCCGTACAGGATGACCGTGATGCCGCCCAGCACCCCGCCCGGGATCGCGGCGACGATCGCCCCGAACTTGGGGCACAGGCCGAAGAGCAGCGCGAAGCCCGCCGCGGCCCAGTACGCGGCCGTGGAGTAGACCCGGGTGGCCGCCATGACCCCGATGTTCTCGGAATACGTGGTGTTCGGGGGGCCGCCGACCGCCGTGGACAGCATCGACGCGGCGCCGTCGGCCGCGATCGCGGTGCCGAGCTTGTCGTCCAGCGGGTCGCCGGTCATCTCGCCGACGGCCTTGACGTGACCGGCGTTCTCGGCGATCAGC is a genomic window containing:
- a CDS encoding GDSL-type esterase/lipase family protein gives rise to the protein MTAPFDQARPAPWITTPVEAHLLRGALDVERTAHGVLPHRLPARAREQFPDASLAAMEAQPSGVRLAFRTGATAVELDALPTKTGYEGFPARPDGVYELLVDGRPAGRGSVAGGNVRVVDMATGSEVLHPGPPGTVRFTGLPAGMKDIEIWLPHTEVTELIALRTDAPVEELPDRGRRVWLHHGSSISHGSSATAPTGTWPALAAALGGVELVNLGFGGNALLDPFTARAIRDAPADLISLKIGINLVNLDVMRLRAFVPAVHGFLDTVREGHPTTPLLIVSPVLCPIHEDTPGPTAPDFEGGELRFKALGDPADRAAGSLTLGVIREELARIAAQRADGDPNLHYLDGRALYGEADFAELPLPDRLHPDPAGHRRIGERFAELAFGDGGPFAVTGG
- a CDS encoding DUF5995 family protein, producing MEAVLARMRALDERLPPQDGVAVFNRVYLTVTETLHRRIEHGGFPAPRRAQTLSVRFAERYLAAVDADRAPACWRPLFQYRRHPGIRPLQHALAGINAHIGHDLAVAVVSTCRALDCDPGALEADFDRVGDTLVSLEEHIREDLMPGPDLLEIADPLTHLIGSWSLERARTGAWASARLLWTLRRSPELAEEFRESLDAGVGLVGRCLLTPGRLSRL